In Chitinophaga varians, the following are encoded in one genomic region:
- a CDS encoding carbohydrate kinase family protein yields MMNKHNEVVCFGEILWDVLPGRELPGGAPMNVTYHLSKLGRKATLISRLGNDERGIALRKIFEDKGIDTSYVQTDASHKTSIVLATPNEAGDMKYDIVEDVAWDYIAQQPDHEALISQARYFVFGSLTMRSKTSRDTLLALMELPCRKVLDINLRAPFINKADIIYQLKKAEVVKMNEEELALVAGWYGNYIGIEEKMRLLQDLFQVETLIVTRGAKGAAINYHNECYMHDGFKVQVADTIGSGDSFLAAFLSEFMKNKDVEAALTFACKVGAFVATREGGCPEYDVMF; encoded by the coding sequence ATGATGAATAAGCACAACGAGGTTGTCTGTTTTGGTGAAATTCTGTGGGATGTATTGCCTGGCCGGGAATTACCGGGTGGCGCGCCCATGAATGTTACTTACCACTTATCAAAGCTGGGGCGTAAAGCTACGCTCATTTCCAGGTTAGGGAACGATGAGCGGGGTATTGCATTAAGAAAAATTTTTGAAGATAAGGGCATTGATACCAGCTATGTGCAAACGGATGCCAGCCACAAAACCAGTATAGTGCTGGCCACTCCCAATGAGGCCGGTGACATGAAATACGATATCGTGGAAGATGTTGCCTGGGATTATATTGCGCAGCAGCCGGACCATGAGGCGCTTATTTCACAGGCCCGTTATTTCGTTTTCGGCAGCCTGACTATGCGCAGCAAGACCTCGCGGGATACGCTGCTGGCGCTAATGGAGCTGCCCTGCAGGAAAGTATTGGACATCAACCTGCGTGCACCTTTTATTAACAAGGCGGATATCATCTACCAGTTAAAAAAAGCGGAAGTAGTTAAAATGAATGAAGAAGAACTGGCATTGGTAGCGGGATGGTATGGAAATTATATCGGCATTGAAGAAAAAATGCGCCTGCTGCAGGACCTTTTCCAGGTAGAAACGCTGATCGTTACCCGCGGTGCAAAAGGCGCCGCCATTAACTACCACAATGAATGCTATATGCACGATGGCTTCAAAGTACAGGTGGCCGATACCATTGGCAGTGGCGATAGTTTCCTCGCCGCCTTCCTTTCAGAATTTATGAAAAATAAAGATGTTGAGGCAGCATTGACGTTTGCCTGCAAAGTAGGAGCATTCGTAGCCACAAGAGAAGGTGGCTGCCCGGAATATGATGTCATGTTTTAG